Sequence from the Helianthus annuus cultivar XRQ/B chromosome 13, HanXRQr2.0-SUNRISE, whole genome shotgun sequence genome:
aggaagctgctcagttgttaaagaaggaatttgaaatgaaagatcttggtatgACGAAATTATATATCGGACTACAATTTGAGTATCTATGCAATGGCACATTTGTCCATCaatcaaactacatccagaagatgttaATACGTTTCAATATGGATAAAGCACATTCGTTTGGCGTACCTATGGTTGAACGATCGCtagatccacacaaggatccttatcgccgtcaagaagaaggcgaagatgtacttggtccagaagtaccgtaCTTAAGCGCGATCGGTGCCCTTTTGTGTATCTCACAAATAAAACAAGACCTAACATTGCATTTGCAGTACATGTACTAGCGAGATACAGTTCGAATCCAACACGTAGACACTAGAATGGTGTAAAACATATATTCCGGTATATTTGCGggacacaagacttaggtcttttctatcagaaagatcaaaagtcctagcttgttgggtatgctgatgccggatatctatcagatcatcacaaagcaaaatctcagacaggttatgtattcacatacggtggcacaggaatttcttggaagtcaactaagcaGACACTTACAGCAACGTCATCAAATCATGCGGAATTGATAGCACTATATGATGCTGGTCGAGAATGTgtgtggttgagatcaatgattaatcacatacaagaagcatgcggattagaacagatcaataaggagccgacaattatttatgaagacaatgctgcttgcatagctcagatcagagaaggttacatcaagggtgatcgaacaaagcacatcTCACTAAAGTTTttctcaacatatgacttgcaGAAAGAAGGGGAAATCGATGTTCGTCAGATCAAGTCAAGTGAAAATCTAGCAGACCTGTTCACAAAATCTTTACCTAGAAGCAGTTTCGAGCAGCTATCACACAAGATCGGTCTTcgtagattgaaagatgtttattgaattcagggggagaattatacacgctgtactctttttcccttaactaagttttgtcccactgggttttcttagtaaggtttttaatgagccAGCATAGCTGATCCAGTAGCATCAGTTTATTTATTCAGGTCCTGAAGTACCAATTTAACATCATCCTGAAGTATGTTGTTAAACTGTGTATAATTCTAAatgtctgagggggagtgttataaaccagacattttaggcccaacctattacttatgggctttagggtttatagCTATGATcatctatatattgtaatgtttAATAATGAAGGATGTAGTTTTATCCCTAATTCTCTTTGGTTTTTATCAAATATTTCTTtttcataataaataaaaaaaccaagAACACAATAAATTTCATTTCCTTTCATTTCGTACAAGACGGGCTATTGACGAGTGGTAAGTCTTACGAAATCAACAATTGAGGTGGCTCCAATATACCCCAttcatttttttatcatttaatttaattaatataaagTATAAACACTATACAACGTGGGTCAAGTTTTAATTCCACATTTGTATTTCGTTGAAAATTAAATATCCTTGACCCATATTTTTGACCAAATTCACACTTCCCCTCCAACTTTCtagatgtgtatatatatacatgcatAAATGCATAATCCCTTCATAGAATTGAATTTGGATTTTTCAAAGTCTCAATATATAAGTTGTATATAAAAGGATATTAGTTGCTTCAAGAAAGTTAAACAAGTGATTTGGATAATTGATGTCGGCTGTTTAAAGGAGACCTGAGTTTATACATCAGTTGGTCACCTGTTGGAAGCTTTCTTCTCCGGCCAATACTTCACCGGCTGCCGGAAAACTCAGTAAAATTCCGGtgagttctctctctctctttctttttTTCTCTCTCGCCGGGAAGGTGTTACGAGTTTAGTTTTAAATACGAGGTTATGTTGGGTTAATTAATGTTGTTCTCTCCTAAGTTTTTTATTCAGGCAATAAATTTATATGTAacaccatgtgtagtggtgagtGAAACAAATGTCTCACCCTTAGGCTTTCATACGCCTAATCAGCAAAGGGGCTTTAAGTTAAAAAGGGGTGTAGTGAGGCTTGAAATCTTGCAAATTGAATAATCCATattgaattaaataaaaaaataaaaaaaaacccatcAAAAAAATTCTATTGGTCGTCCAAATTGAATACAACGTTTTAATCAACACgcgcaacaaaaaaaaaatgcaaaagtACGCCCAGAGGGCGGTGTGCAGGCGTGAAAGCGTGTGCATTAGGGCAAAAAAACGCCCGTCACCGCCATTACGTATTACACGTCTGTGAGTCCAAATTTCTTTTTCTCGTTTCATACATTTTACCTTTTTTCACGTTTCATTTATTTTACCTTTCGTGTTTTGTCTCTTGATTTAAAAGAGAAGTCATATATTTATATCTAAAAGTCGTTTTTTTATTATTGATAACTATTTAGTATTTCATTAATTAACTCGTGTAATATTCTAACCATCCCTTAATTAATTTAAGTCATGTTTTCTTTAAATTGGGCCGTATTCGGTTTTCTGACCGGTTAGACCAGGACTTTTGTTATCGTTAGATGGCTCTAACGGTTTATTAGTCCATTCAATTTTGAGTGAACCAGATAAAACTGATAAAAAACAAAAGTCTGTCTCCTTCGGTTATGACCTATGAGTTTTCTTTAGACAAATTTGACTAATAAACTGTTAAACTTATCGTTTAAAAACCAATCTAGTTTTTAAAATGTTAAAGCATTATTTAGGGGATCATAAGTATCATCTAGACATGTTTTTATTAacactatatattttattttctaaTGAATCTTAATGGTAAAGGCTACttgtttatatatacatatacatttgattttttttttttaatattctgACGCCTTTAAATTTTGTTACTTCATATTAAAATAATTGGTTTTATGGTTAATGGGATAAAACATAAAGCAACGCTTTTGTCAAAGTTGGGAGGCATTATCACGACTTTCATACCTTCAAAAATGACCACTTTTTTAGGCTTTTATTACTTTACACTTTTATTACTTTACGCTTTTATAGCCTGCATCTAATTAATCTTTTAATCTAATATATGTAAGTATCATTTAGCTAAGTTATCAGTTAAACTACTAAAAAATCCAAGAATATCATACATATATTTTTGGTAGATTTATATAAGTGTGTTCATGCCAGAGAATCATTTATAACGTATAACTTCTAACCACTTTTTTTTAATTGAAAATAtgctaaaaaaatatattttatttcattaatGAAGATCATTCATAACGTATAACTTCTAACCAGTTTTTTTTACATTACATTACCGTTTGACGTTTTCAGGTTTTTCTTTGTTTTGAGTATGCTAAACATTTTCCGAGTATCCGTtttgaaaatcttattttttAGTAGAATTATAATTTGGGTTTAGTTTATACGTTATACATTTTCAACAATTGACAGTGGAAAGAAAATAGTATAGACAAAAAAGGTGAACTGAACCAATTTTCAAAGATTATTGAAAAAATAttctttttaattattatttttattttatgagATGAGTGATATAATGAGAAATCTCTCTTTTTTGTACGAAAAAATAGCATTTCCCTTAACTTATTTATTTCGTCaccaatagtttttttttttggatttttgaatcaTAATTTTATCGTTGTAATAAATCTAAATCCTTTAATATAAAAATAgttaaatttatattttaatagATGTTGGCCTCAAAAtggatctttgatctctagacaATCGAATAACTTGAATATATAAAATGAGAGTTtgaatacaatacaatacaattgTTGAGAGTTTTTTACAAATGAGAAATctatccctatttatagtttctaaAGGGTGCGATCCAATAGACGCGTCCTTTCACGAACGGGTGCATCTCTAAAACATGTGGATGTAATTAAACATGAAGGGGTGTGTCTTCTTGTCCAAGAGTCGTGTCCCTTGAATATGTGGATGAGATTGATCGTGAAGGGGTACGTTGATTTGTAGTCACAAACTTGAACCGGTGCcaccctttcttttccttctttgTGGCCGAGATCAAAAGGTGCCTCTCCAAGGGGTTTCGCAACCCTTGGGGTGGTGGTTATCAACTTCTGGTTTGCCACTTTCAGTCCCTGAACTTTATAACCGCCATGTAACCGCCATACTTTACTCTAATTACCGTACAACCCTTGTACTTAAGGATGTGTAGAGATTAAGGGTTTCATTCACCCCCTAATCTTGAACATCCTTGAGTTGTAGATCTTGAACTCCGAGTAGCTTTATCATCTCGAGTCTCCTCGGTATCTGACATTTCACATGGATCTTTTATTCTCGAACTTTGCTTCTCACGAACTTGCTTCTCACTAACCATGTTCTTCACGAACCTTGCTTCACACGAATACTTTGCTTCACACTTGCCTTGACCATACTTGATTTGTATCACACGAACCTTTTCTTATGTAGTTGTCTCAACACGAACTTCACCCGGTCTTGATTGACTTGCCCACTATCATATCACATGATCGGAATCCATTTCTCATAGATTTTGATAAACTGACTCACTCAGATTTCTCCTGCAGTTGTATTACACAACAATTTTTCTGACCCAGTCACAGGATACGTGTATCTTCTTCTTGATCTATCACAGATTTAATCTCGTCATCACGGTTGTCTCTCACAACGGGTTCTTCATCATTGATTGCTTCCTTCACGGATTCTTCACTTATTCCTGATTCACTCACTGAATTGTTTTATTCCATATTACTATATCAAATTCTGCGTTCACTGCATGTATTTCCCAGCATTCACTGCTTCATTTTTCTCTGCATTCACTGCACTTTTTTTCCTGCACTCACTGCAAATTATCTTCTTGTTTCCGGCATTCACTGCATTACTTTCTTTCCATTTTCTGCATTCGCTGCATCACCGTGTTTCTTTGCATTCACTGCATCTACAATTTGTCTATTCCGCATAGCACTTTGTTTCTGATTGAAAAAACCTTCGAGCCTTCACTTGGTAATTCTAGATTCTTCGTACACACTTCGAATCACTCGAATGATTCCATCTTTACTCGCTTCTTCTTCACGATCCACTCACTCGATTTTCTTTTTCCCAATTGAATCGCTCAATTTTCTTTTCTATACTATGAATTTGGCCTTCAAACCTTCACCCGCGAATAAAACTGATCGCGTATAACCACCAGATTAAATTTTGATTCTTCTTCACCAATTGTTGGCCCTCCAAATGAAACAAAAAATAACCCTGTTCTGCGCTCCTGTACTCGGTTCGATACACTCACGAACCCTAGTCTGATTGCTAACTTAGAATTCTCACAACCCTTACTTTATTGTTTCTAAAATTTCCTGGCCACCAATACGAACCACTGTACCAGTAAATTTAATTCCCTTGAATTCAACAAACTCTCAAATCTTTAACCCGCGAATAACCACAACGCGCATTAAATGAATTCCTGACAATCTAATTCGCACTATAACCccgaaatcaaaaccctagatttcGAACAGAACCCTGGTTCGACAACCTTGAACCGAAAAAAACTAAAACTTGCGAACTGAAAAATTAGAATGATGAAACCTGATCGTGAATGAGTTCCCGCCAATTCGTTGCCTTGCGATTCCCGATGCCTAGAGCCtgacgctctgataccaattgttggccccaaaatggatctttgatctctagacaATCGAATAACTTGAATATATAAAATGAGAGTTtgaatacaatacaatacaattgTTGAGAGTGATTTACAAATGAGAAATctatccctatttatagtttctaaAGGGTGCGATCCAATAGACGCGTCCTTTCACGAACGGGTGCATCTCTAAAACATGTGGATGTAATTAAACATGAAGGGGTGTGTCTTCTTGTCCAAGAGTCGTGTCCCTTGAATATGTGGATGAGATTGATCGTGAAGGGGTACGTTGATTTGTAGTCACAAACTTGAACCGGTGCcaccctttcttttccttctttgTGGCCGAGATCAAAAGGTGCCTCTCCAAGGGGTTTCGCAACCCTTGGGGTGGTGGTTATCAACTTCTGGTTTGCCACTTTCAGTCCCTGAACTTTATAACCGCCATGTAACCGCCATACTTTACTCTAATTACCGTACAACCCTTGTACTTAAGGATGTGTAGAGATTAAGGGTTTCATTAGATATGAATGTTACAAAAATGCAGGACAAAAATGGGACAAAGACGAAGCACAATATGGTTTGTGATGATATTGCTTTTGAGTTTAAGCTTTTCTTTAATTCAAGGACAACCTACTACCACTTCTCCACCAGGTAAATGATTGAATTCTATAAAGTTTTATATATGTATTATCATTACCATTTTGTTTAATACACAACGAATTTTAAATAGAGAACTGCTAGAACCATATAAGCATTTGTCCATAGTGCATGGAACATTATGATCATATGTAGTGAAAGAGGGGTAGTAAAAAACCACCATTTAAACCAATATGTATAAGACTACACGTTGGTCCCTGAAGACAAAAAGGAAAGACGGCGAGGGGGGGGGGTTGTCGAAGTGGAGTAGGGGGTGTCCATGAGTCCTCCCGCTGCTTGCACTCTAAGTGTCTGTGTGATTTCACGGTTCTCTATTTAAAATTGGTTATTGACCTGTTGATATTATATGAAACTTTCTTGTTTTAGAAGCCACACTAAAACTTTCTCTTTATGCAGCCGAAACAAATCAAATATTAGATGACACGGTTAGGCCCGATCCTTTGGAAAACCTCAGAAAGTACAGGGGAGGATACGACATTACCAACATCCATTACTGGAGTGTATGTTGTTTTAATCTTGATTCTATTATAGACGTTATTCTTCAAAAGTTTCTATAACTGCGCTAACAGTCATCAAACCGATCGTCTAACCGGTCCACCAGAGCGGTGTCAAAACCGTAAGAAGTCATAAATgatttaatattttaaataaccTCTAACTAATTTAATACAATATTTCAAAGCCGATCGTCATACATATTTTAACGTTGTATTGCATAGTTTATTATACTATACaatgttaaaatatatattgtagAAATAACAAAATATGAAGTCTCAAAAAAAGGCATTTCTATTTTCAAGAGTACTCAACCGGTTGTGTTTGTGTTTCCGGTCTGACCGATTTTGAACACTGGATTTTTAATACATTCTTAAAATAAATGATATTTTAATAATAAgttaataacattttttttttttgtaatttttcagtCAACTGCATACACAGGAATAGCTGGATATGTGCTTGGGGGCCTATGGCTCTTATGCGGCGTCGTTTTTGGAATATACCTTGTAGCAACCACTTGTTGCAAATCAAACAGGAAACTAAAGAAACATTATAGACCAACATCCCACAAGCAATATTACCTTTGGCACATTATTCTTGCAGCTTTCTTCACACTTTTAGCCATGTAACCCTTCAATTCTATATTTCTATTCCCACATGCATTATGGAGTTATACATGCAAAAAATTGAaacaatttatatatttttttcagaGTTGGATCTGGATTAGTACTTGGAGGGAATGCTAAATTTCATTCGAGGGCGGATAAGATAATCGATATAATCATTGATACGGCTGATGATGCATCAAAGACTATATATAATACAACCGGCGCAATGAAAGTGACACGGACTAACTTACAAGGTACAAATGTTGAAGCAAGCACCACGCGGTTCCTTGAGTCCACTTCGAGGCAGCTTGACTCTACTGCCGATGATATACAACGACAAGCAAGAAAGAACCGGCATAGGATTGATCTAGGCCTTCGTATTTTGTAAGTTTCTTTTGACGTGAAACACTTTCGAATAAAATTTATGTCTAGTTAGTGTGTCGACTCTTGAATCAATCACTTATCAAATAATGACATACTTTATAGATAAATAATCTATGGGGTTTTGTTAAGGGCGTTAATAAAGCCACACCccaaaatcttattttcacaccctCTATACAGGTCATATAGGGTTATACGTACCGTATAGAATAATCCACATGACAAATATTGGGTCGTACAATATTATATGTGGTTTGGGTCGTATAACATTCTATACGggttatacggctcgtatacatgGAGACAAAAAAAACATTCTCCGACATTTTTTTTGTGCAACATTCTCTTATACAACCAATATAactctatacgggccgtatagatGTATGGagtgtgaaaataagattttagCAGTGTGGGAATAGTGTGAGCCTTTACTAATCCCCTGAGTTACTATTTATATCATTAATGATAAAATATAATCCAAACACTTTGTTCAATGTTGCTAAACAATGTCTGGCTTTTGATTGCAGATATGCCGTAAGTACAGTTATTTTCGCGCTGAATTTGGTTGCTATTATCGCGCTAGCAGGTGCGTTTTTCACCTACTTAAGTCTAGTTCAACTTCCAAAACAATGTTTTATAAACTAAGTAAACATAATTCTTTATGGTATGCAGTTGTTGGGGTCATGAAAAAAAGGCGAATTCTTCACATGTAAGTCCATCAAGTGACTCATTTTTTTAACTATGAATGATAACGATAAAGAAATGTTTAATGACCGGTTTCTTATTGTAACGCTGGCAGATTAATCGTGTTGTGTTGGTTAATCACTGTTCTATGTTGGGTGTTCTTTGGGGCGTACTTCTTTTTATCGCGGTATGTTTATAAATTTTAATGCCCTTTCACTTGGTACAAACTATATATGTGAATATGAATGAGTTATAAACgttatatattatttaaaattatatagaTTTGCGGGTGATACATGCACAGCACTTGAGGGATTCCAACAAGATCCTTACAACAATAGCTTGAGCTCAATCCTTCCTTGTGACGAACTACTTTCAGCCGAATCAGTCCTTAACGATGTCAGCGCAGGAGTTTACGAACTAGTCAATGAGGTAACATACGTTGAAAGGGCTCATTTGAGTATTGGCCGGGTTGACCCTCAAACATTTTTTGGTCCTTTTTATATAAATGGATAATGACCACCTATGACCTAAACTAAACTGTATATCGCTAAACCCTGAACCCTAAAGCTGTTAAGCTAAACAATTGTTGGAAATATTGTAGGTGAATGCAAATATATCGCGAATGCAACAAGATTCGTCATTTGGAGTATGCAATCCGTTCTCCGGGCCACTAGAGTACAACTACCAGCCGAACAATTGCTCAGAGAACGATATTCGTATAGGTGACATTCCCGAGGTACGTTTTACACGCACTAGTTAGTTGTAGGTGTATTTTAACAAGTGATAAATTCACGAAATAGTAACAAAGTTTTAATATTGTTCCAATAAAATCGCTCATGCCTTTTTCTAACTATAAAAAGTTAAAACCACTCAAGTCACAATATTGTTTTATTGTTATAAATTTTTTTGCAACTTGAAAAGGATAATCACGAAATAGTAATCAAGTTTCATGTTTTGTTTTCATTTATGGCACTTAATTTTAacatttataaaatattttttttaatgaaacatATGATGATTTGGGTGGTTTTATAAAATACTATTTTTACACTTGTTTTTCTTCCTCTTTTCTACAAACTTTTATTTTGTTGACAttttaaattttcttttcttGAAGCTATTGAGGCTGATTACTTGTGTGGATCCTGTGGATGGAGTTTGCAATGGAGGGATTCCGATATCAGGAAACGACTTTAGAACCGTGATCGCATACACAAGTTCAATACAAGTTCTTCTAAATTCCTACCCAGGAATGGAAAGCCTCCTTCACTGTCAAACAGTGAAGGACGCATTTGCGGAAATCCTTGAAAACCACTGCAATCCAGTAAAAAGAGAAGTAAAAATCGTATGGGCGGGACTAGTGTTCCTGTCGATCGTGATGGTGTTTTTGGTTCTTACATGGATCGTGGAAGCGTACCATGCACGCAACCATCGCTTTTCGGATGGTTCGGTTAAGCCTCATCATGTAGATGATCATGTGATTGAACTTGGAAGACCAGAAGAAGGAGGAAAAGATGGAGTAAATAGCAATTAATAGATGATTTGAGGGTGGTTAACTTGCTATGCATCCTTGAAAGCTATATATGTTAGCTAATCAAGAGATGATGAGAGAAAAGATATAGAAAAGAAAGATGGTTTGATAAAAATTAGTTAGAGAGGCAATATGGGGACAAACCCCACAAAAATCTTGTATATTGAGGTGTTCCAACTTCCAAGCATTTatttataagtttttttttataataattttttttcaaattatgtTACTTATTTTTAACAGCTTGATAACAAAATTTCTTCAAATTATGTtacttatttttaacaacaattttttttttttatgtttatggtAACAATTGAAGAGGATATCAAACTTTGTGGTACAAAAATAAATTCAGAAAAAAAACATAGTTAgttacaaatacaaatacaagcTAACAATACTATTCTCATA
This genomic interval carries:
- the LOC110899818 gene encoding uncharacterized protein LOC110899818 isoform X1, coding for MGQRRSTIWFVMILLLSLSFSLIQGQPTTTSPPAETNQILDDTVRPDPLENLRKYRGGYDITNIHYWSSTAYTGIAGYVLGGLWLLCGVVFGIYLVATTCCKSNRKLKKHYRPTSHKQYYLWHIILAAFFTLLAIVGSGLVLGGNAKFHSRADKIIDIIIDTADDASKTIYNTTGAMKVTRTNLQGTNVEASTTRFLESTSRQLDSTADDIQRQARKNRHRIDLGLRILYAVSTVIFALNLVAIIALAVVGVMKKRRILHILIVLCWLITVLCWVFFGAYFFLSRFAGDTCTALEGFQQDPYNNSLSSILPCDELLSAESVLNDVSAGVYELVNEVNANISRMQQDSSFGVCNPFSGPLEYNYQPNNCSENDIRIGDIPELLRLITCVDPVDGVCNGGIPISGNDFRTVIAYTSSIQVLLNSYPGMESLLHCQTVKDAFAEILENHCNPVKREVKIVWAGLVFLSIVMVFLVLTWIVEAYHARNHRFSDGSVKPHHVDDHVIELGRPEEGGKDGVNSN
- the LOC110899818 gene encoding uncharacterized protein LOC110899818 isoform X2; this encodes MGQRRSTIWFVMILLLSLSFSLIQGQPTTTSPPAETNQILDDTVRPDPLENLRKYRGGYDITNIHYWSSTAYTGIAGYVLGGLWLLCGVVFGIYLVATTCCKSNRKLKKHYRPTSHKQYYLWHIILAAFFTLLAIVGSGLVLGGNAKFHSRADKIIDIIIDTADDASKTIYNTTGAMKVTRTNLQGTNVEASTTRFLESTSRQLDSTADDIQRQARKNRHRIDLGLRILYAVSTVIFALNLVAIIALAVVGVMKKRRILHILIVLCWLITVLCWVFFGAYFFLSRFAGDTCTALEGFQQDPYNNSLSSILPCDELLSAESVLNDVSAGVYELVNEVNANISRMQQDSSFGVCNPFSGQPEYNYQPNNCSENDIRIGDIPELLRLITCVDPVDGVCNGGIPISGNDFRTAIAYTSSIQVLLNSYPGMESLLHCQTVKDAFAEILENHCNPVKREVKIVWAGLVFLSIVMVFLVLTWIVEAYHARNHRFSDGSVKPHHVDDHVIELGRPEEGGKDGVNSN